The following proteins are co-located in the Desulfatitalea tepidiphila genome:
- a CDS encoding GspE/PulE family protein, with amino-acid sequence MKHKKRLGEMLVEAGLMTEDQLKQAILDHKRNNMKLGQFLVREGIVAGAQIADLISRQLKIQKYHPDNFPIDMTLTELIPVELAQRLQAIPLSKTNYLLTLAMTDPTDINALDAIEVHTNMEVEPVICTYQEWNHLLGSLYGTYSSMGGVLEHMEEMEVERVQNGDRERSSEDLEVKSLHDMAEEAPVIRLVNSILSQAVRDGASDVHISPEKDRVQVRFRVDGKLHDVPAPPKSMHMLIVSRFKILANMDISLSRVPQDGRFTIRMDNKEINIRASTIPTIHGENLVLRLLDTSSGVFSLEELGMSDTDIQKLESMIYKPYGMILSTGPTGSGKSTTLYSILKRINQPDINIITLEDPVEYRVNKIRQIQLNRRAGMTFASGLRAIMRQDPDVIMVGETRDAETAGISVQAALTGHRVLSTVHTNDAAGAITRLMDMGVEPFLVSSVMLVSIAQRLVRKVCPYCSKPQKPPKEALKFWGIDRIPDAHLVKGSGCFNCMDKGYKGRTGIFEVLIIDDMVQDMILKRHSAQEITRAAHQAGRLRTLKEDAADKVARGITTLDEAASAVMM; translated from the coding sequence GTGAAACACAAAAAACGACTGGGTGAGATGCTGGTGGAAGCCGGCCTGATGACCGAAGATCAGCTCAAACAGGCCATCCTCGACCACAAACGCAACAATATGAAACTGGGCCAGTTCCTGGTGCGCGAAGGCATCGTGGCCGGCGCCCAGATCGCGGACCTGATCTCACGCCAATTGAAAATCCAGAAATACCATCCGGACAATTTTCCCATCGACATGACGCTGACCGAACTGATTCCCGTGGAACTGGCCCAACGGCTGCAGGCCATCCCATTGTCCAAAACCAACTACCTGCTCACCCTGGCCATGACCGATCCCACGGACATCAATGCCCTGGACGCCATCGAGGTTCACACCAACATGGAGGTCGAACCGGTCATCTGCACCTACCAGGAGTGGAACCATCTGCTCGGCAGCCTCTACGGCACTTACTCGAGCATGGGCGGCGTGCTCGAACACATGGAAGAGATGGAGGTCGAGCGGGTCCAGAACGGCGACCGGGAACGCAGCAGCGAGGACCTGGAGGTCAAATCCCTGCACGATATGGCCGAAGAGGCCCCGGTGATCCGGCTGGTCAACTCCATTCTTTCGCAGGCGGTCCGCGACGGGGCCAGCGACGTGCATATCAGCCCGGAAAAGGACCGCGTCCAGGTGCGCTTCCGGGTGGACGGCAAGCTTCACGACGTGCCGGCACCGCCCAAATCCATGCACATGCTGATCGTGTCACGCTTCAAAATCCTGGCCAACATGGACATTTCGCTATCCCGCGTGCCCCAGGACGGCCGATTTACCATCCGCATGGACAACAAGGAAATCAATATCCGCGCCTCGACCATTCCCACGATCCACGGGGAAAACCTGGTGCTGCGCCTGCTCGACACCAGCAGCGGCGTCTTTTCCCTCGAAGAGCTAGGCATGAGCGATACCGACATCCAGAAGCTCGAATCCATGATATACAAGCCTTACGGCATGATCCTGAGCACCGGACCGACCGGCAGTGGAAAAAGCACCACGCTCTATTCGATTCTCAAACGAATCAACCAGCCCGACATCAACATCATCACCCTTGAAGACCCGGTGGAATACCGGGTGAACAAGATCCGGCAGATCCAACTCAACCGCAGGGCAGGCATGACCTTTGCCAGCGGCCTGCGTGCCATCATGCGTCAGGACCCGGATGTCATCATGGTCGGCGAGACGCGCGATGCCGAAACGGCCGGCATTTCCGTCCAGGCGGCCCTTACCGGCCACCGGGTGCTCAGCACGGTGCATACCAACGACGCCGCCGGGGCCATCACACGTTTGATGGACATGGGGGTGGAACCCTTCCTGGTTTCGTCGGTCATGCTCGTCTCCATCGCCCAGCGCCTGGTGCGCAAGGTGTGCCCCTATTGCAGCAAACCCCAGAAACCGCCCAAGGAAGCACTGAAATTCTGGGGGATCGACCGCATCCCGGACGCCCACCTGGTCAAGGGCAGCGGCTGCTTCAACTGCATGGACAAGGGCTATAAAGGACGCACCGGTATCTTTGAAGTCCTGATCATCGATGATATGGTGCAGGACATGATCCTCAAACGTCATTCGGCCCAGGAGATCACCCGCGCCGCCCACCAGGCCGGACGCCTCAGGACCCTGAAGGAGGACGCCGCCGACAAGGTGGCCCGGGGCATCACGACCCTGGACGAGGCCGCTTCGGCGGTCATGATGTAA
- a CDS encoding sigma-54 interaction domain-containing protein, whose protein sequence is MSIRSPIEINMRDIRFHINLYILIPVIFAGFTTLSFLVAYQLTSFYISKSLPPQWPLAFWGALLVIFTFVCGLLVVKFVISPVERFVDKTQTMGVLKDIDSSQKGSDVSVGEINRFSRVFDQVTEILSKMEASALFPEIVGHSTAMRAVLNQIVKVAPTDSMVLVAGETGTGKELIAHAIHGHSRRRSQPFLALNCAAIPEGLLESELFGHEKGAFTGAVNRKIGKIEQAHQGTLFLDEIGDMSLETQAKLLRALEERQVVRLGGTQPVKVDVRFIAATNKNLPERVKKGLFREDLYYRLNVFLIHLPPLRERREDIPLLAEHFLSTVNDTQKLSTACIQRLMAHDWPGNVRELQNAIQSAAVMSGADIVEPVHLPSAITNHWPAMQNEPACPDTTDATSDGQDLDHQLREFEKNMLIHALSQSRGIQKQAAKLLGIKERSLWHRLKKHDIDASAYKM, encoded by the coding sequence ATGTCCATCCGGAGCCCCATAGAAATCAACATGCGCGACATCCGTTTTCACATCAATCTCTATATTCTGATACCGGTGATCTTCGCCGGCTTCACGACCTTGTCCTTTCTCGTCGCCTATCAGTTGACCAGCTTTTACATCTCCAAGAGTCTGCCGCCCCAATGGCCCCTGGCCTTCTGGGGAGCCCTCCTGGTGATCTTCACTTTTGTGTGCGGCCTGCTGGTGGTCAAGTTCGTCATTTCGCCGGTGGAACGCTTTGTCGACAAGACCCAGACCATGGGGGTCCTCAAGGACATCGATAGCAGCCAAAAAGGATCTGACGTCTCGGTCGGGGAAATCAACCGCTTTTCTCGCGTTTTTGATCAGGTCACCGAAATCCTGAGTAAAATGGAGGCCAGCGCCCTTTTTCCCGAAATCGTGGGACACAGCACCGCCATGCGTGCCGTGCTGAACCAGATCGTCAAGGTGGCCCCCACCGATTCCATGGTGCTGGTGGCCGGTGAAACCGGTACCGGCAAGGAGCTGATCGCCCACGCCATCCACGGCCACAGCCGCCGCCGGAGCCAGCCGTTCCTGGCCTTGAACTGCGCCGCCATCCCGGAAGGATTACTCGAAAGTGAGCTGTTCGGTCATGAAAAAGGGGCCTTCACCGGTGCCGTCAATCGTAAAATCGGAAAGATCGAACAGGCCCACCAAGGCACCCTGTTCCTGGATGAAATCGGAGACATGTCCCTGGAAACCCAGGCCAAACTGCTCAGGGCCCTGGAAGAACGCCAGGTCGTGCGGTTAGGCGGCACGCAGCCGGTCAAGGTGGACGTGCGTTTCATCGCCGCCACCAACAAGAACCTGCCGGAACGCGTGAAAAAAGGGCTTTTCAGGGAAGACCTGTACTATCGGCTCAACGTCTTTCTCATTCACCTGCCCCCCCTGCGGGAGCGCCGCGAGGACATTCCCCTGTTGGCCGAACATTTTCTTAGCACCGTCAACGATACTCAAAAACTATCCACCGCCTGTATCCAGCGCCTCATGGCCCACGACTGGCCGGGCAATGTGCGTGAGCTGCAAAATGCCATCCAATCCGCCGCTGTCATGTCCGGCGCCGACATCGTCGAGCCGGTCCACCTGCCCTCGGCCATCACGAACCACTGGCCGGCAATGCAAAATGAACCGGCCTGTCCGGACACCACCGATGCCACATCGGACGGACAGGATCTCGATCATCAGTTAAGGGAATTTGAAAAGAACATGCTCATCCATGCCCTGTCCCAGAGCCGCGGCATTCAGAAACAGGCCGCCAAGCTGCTCGGCATCAAAGAGCGCAGCCTCTGGCACCGGTTGAAAAAACACGACATCGACGCATCGGCCTATAAGATGTGA
- a CDS encoding tetratricopeptide repeat protein, with product MNHAVESSFLNLELIYEHRNYVPSMLLFLPLALASVRSLDHFYYRRWLQSSLVAGLTLWCMSVMHTTWNYNRIFRSEYNLWRHAIALYPMLSLPYVNLGKIFWIAGEHEASYKLNLKATENDNFENLHQKGVAYYNLGLYASDKQHDLKEALFWFQKARFFYDINPQVWHELAQVNVKMGDFSKGLEIIEKGLERWPDDTDLLSLKALSLLKTQRLKEALKLSGRLLGMRSKHDKIAWMIMAESHRLLGDIQAALSCWKALFKNDASNMAALIAIIEINAKLNHTEGLDDYVCRLNRIVGGDQLADCIGLTVQNPNMMPYLPDMQLVRSVLSSRCMDRCPTN from the coding sequence TTGAATCATGCCGTTGAAAGCTCATTTCTCAACCTCGAATTGATTTATGAACATCGCAACTATGTCCCCAGCATGTTGCTATTTTTGCCACTTGCCTTGGCATCGGTTCGAAGTCTCGATCATTTCTATTACCGAAGATGGTTGCAAAGCAGCTTGGTTGCAGGCCTGACCCTGTGGTGCATGTCCGTTATGCACACGACTTGGAACTACAACCGAATATTTCGCAGTGAATACAATTTATGGCGGCATGCCATAGCGCTTTATCCGATGTTAAGTCTACCCTATGTAAACCTTGGCAAGATATTTTGGATAGCAGGGGAACATGAGGCTTCGTACAAACTAAACCTTAAGGCCACCGAAAATGACAATTTCGAAAACCTGCACCAAAAGGGTGTAGCTTATTATAATTTAGGGTTGTATGCCTCGGATAAACAACATGATCTGAAAGAAGCGCTATTTTGGTTTCAAAAGGCCAGGTTTTTTTATGACATTAATCCCCAGGTATGGCATGAACTGGCACAGGTTAACGTAAAAATGGGCGATTTTTCAAAAGGGCTAGAAATCATTGAAAAGGGCTTGGAACGATGGCCCGATGACACGGATCTTCTCAGTCTCAAAGCGCTCTCATTATTAAAAACGCAAAGATTAAAAGAGGCATTGAAGCTCTCAGGAAGGCTATTGGGGATGCGGTCAAAACACGACAAGATCGCCTGGATGATCATGGCCGAAAGCCACAGACTGTTGGGCGATATCCAGGCGGCACTATCATGCTGGAAAGCACTGTTCAAGAACGACGCCAGCAACATGGCGGCCTTAATAGCCATTATCGAGATAAATGCGAAATTGAATCATACGGAAGGGCTGGATGACTATGTCTGCCGGCTAAACAGAATAGTTGGAGGAGATCAATTGGCCGACTGTATCGGTCTCACGGTTCAAAATCCAAATATGATGCCGTATCTGCCAGATATGCAGTTGGTTCGCAGTGTGCTCAGTAGCCGTTGCATGGACCGCTGCCCGACAAATTGA
- a CDS encoding type II secretion system protein: MSDPIQSAISPNRRNGRAVQSIACKSSPFNQNRQKTSTFILSYFHTLNFFPYFHPRHPIRNQRGFTLLEIIVTIIISAVLATILAEVMSGQTWRSYQPVQVIEENLALRAVMDNVTSDYRASLKARSEDATRLITLQDRIRTSGYYWDASDPYTNGVSLEAKATCIAFDTNNNEDPTAAEENCDLADTLLKVTLSVAGTQHQLTALFSR, translated from the coding sequence ATGAGTGACCCCATCCAATCTGCCATCAGCCCCAATCGCCGAAACGGCCGTGCAGTCCAATCGATCGCTTGCAAGTCATCGCCATTCAATCAAAATCGACAGAAAACCTCAACTTTCATACTTTCATACTTTCATACTTTAAACTTCTTTCCTTATTTCCATCCCCGCCATCCGATCCGCAACCAACGAGGTTTTACACTCCTCGAAATCATCGTCACCATCATCATTTCTGCCGTGCTGGCCACCATCCTGGCCGAAGTGATGTCGGGTCAGACCTGGCGCAGTTATCAACCGGTCCAGGTCATCGAGGAGAACCTGGCCCTGCGGGCTGTGATGGATAACGTCACCTCGGACTACCGTGCTTCATTAAAAGCCCGCAGTGAAGATGCCACTCGATTGATCACCCTTCAGGATCGAATCCGAACGAGCGGGTACTATTGGGACGCGAGTGATCCTTACACCAATGGGGTTTCACTCGAGGCTAAGGCGACCTGTATTGCTTTTGATACGAACAACAATGAAGACCCCACGGCTGCCGAGGAAAATTGTGATTTGGCGGATACGCTGCTCAAGGTGACCCTATCCGTTGCCGGTACGCAGCATCAGTTGACAGCCCTTTTTTCAAGGTAG
- a CDS encoding type IV pilin protein, with protein MHTEHQNRKTRPTLDEAGFTLLEIIAVLVIMSILAVVAVPKYFDIQEQAREKAMGMGIAEAVGRVNGYFAQQVLNNQLPGDIEYSDTTLGTDLGDFTLSVTETGPTGSTTQTGTLNLTVRGKDGTPVENLTSTISIARPGL; from the coding sequence ATGCATACAGAGCATCAAAATCGCAAAACACGCCCCACCCTCGATGAAGCCGGCTTCACTCTATTGGAGATTATCGCGGTGCTCGTCATCATGAGCATCCTGGCCGTTGTCGCCGTACCCAAGTATTTCGACATTCAGGAGCAGGCGCGCGAGAAGGCCATGGGTATGGGAATTGCCGAAGCAGTGGGGCGGGTCAACGGCTACTTCGCCCAGCAGGTTTTAAATAATCAGCTACCTGGCGACATCGAGTATTCAGATACCACCTTGGGTACGGATTTAGGAGATTTCACCTTAAGTGTCACTGAGACCGGACCAACTGGATCAACAACTCAAACGGGCACCCTTAACCTGACAGTGAGGGGCAAAGATGGCACCCCCGTAGAAAATCTAACGTCCACAATATCAATAGCGAGGCCTGGTCTCTAA
- a CDS encoding PulJ/GspJ family protein — protein MAFHPGSCTNRSRHLGNSGGFTFIEVLLSLVLMAILASIFGMGLVAAMEGYDFSRANTNVSQKGQLAMARVIRELTELSYIHHIVGENTIIYQRIQDNASGIPTPRNFAIQFSASDQTLRLHTDVEPDIETLIPDSGDILVNDVQNFALQYHQGENLLAWEFDLNLLSTIQIRLNLNRPDAPGRTQNFVTLVHMRNTDNLGGAAP, from the coding sequence ATGGCATTTCACCCGGGCAGTTGCACCAACCGAAGCCGTCATCTTGGAAACAGCGGTGGGTTTACATTCATAGAGGTGCTCCTGTCCCTTGTTTTAATGGCAATTCTCGCATCTATTTTTGGCATGGGCCTGGTGGCCGCTATGGAAGGGTATGACTTCAGCCGGGCCAACACGAATGTCAGCCAGAAGGGACAATTGGCCATGGCGCGGGTGATACGAGAGTTGACCGAATTGTCCTACATTCATCATATCGTAGGTGAAAACACCATCATCTATCAACGGATCCAGGATAATGCCAGCGGCATTCCCACACCTCGGAACTTTGCCATTCAATTCAGTGCATCGGACCAAACCCTTCGCCTCCATACGGATGTCGAACCCGATATCGAAACACTCATTCCTGATAGTGGGGACATCCTCGTCAATGATGTTCAAAATTTCGCCCTTCAATATCACCAGGGCGAAAACCTTCTGGCCTGGGAGTTCGACTTGAACCTCCTGTCCACCATCCAAATCCGCTTGAACCTCAACCGACCGGATGCACCCGGCCGTACCCAAAATTTCGTTACGCTGGTCCATATGCGCAACACCGACAACCTTGGGGGGGCAGCCCCATGA
- a CDS encoding IS1380 family transposase, which yields MVKSKKSDFSKNRNPKGFSPNGAKAKKINASTAYDTCSEQLSAFGGVLPLIKFFDLVGFREIFDFAYKAPAREPKLGHYSMMTGLLMLLFIGFNRIWHFSYLRLDAMLCGFFNLTRLPVASTFWRYVNSLGINQANSLLAVMAHLRERVWRLCDLSYYRICLDIDTTVETVFGNQQGAKKGHNPRNRGKKGYRPVLCFIEQSREYLLGKLRKGETISGEQTASFIAKIKQYLPGCVRQVLIRADAEFQSWESIHECIKAGYNFIIANKGCEPPFDPRRWYRPHKRNAYEFNSCVYQPMGWQMPVRFVAMRIPKDKNVAKDRCVQYELFEADRYEYRIFCTDLRRAAHKVIAEYDKRADVENLVGEAKREGLDAIPSSRFKNNYAYFQIVMLAYNIWRYLKILAEQSAYPRQAAGGHGFEGIQTNTVRIARLRLLMIAAKVVTASNRDKVRYSIHDSRTPALMSFLKYIDEKRFKPRPWAGGILQAPGG from the coding sequence ATGGTAAAATCCAAGAAATCAGATTTCAGCAAAAACCGCAACCCTAAAGGATTTAGCCCAAATGGCGCGAAGGCCAAGAAAATCAATGCGTCAACCGCTTATGATACGTGCAGCGAGCAGCTGAGCGCATTTGGCGGTGTTTTGCCGCTGATCAAATTTTTTGATCTGGTTGGTTTTCGAGAAATTTTTGACTTCGCCTATAAAGCGCCGGCCCGTGAACCCAAACTGGGCCATTATTCGATGATGACAGGCTTGCTGATGCTACTGTTTATAGGGTTCAACCGAATTTGGCATTTTTCCTACCTGCGGCTGGATGCGATGCTGTGCGGATTTTTCAACCTGACGCGGCTTCCGGTGGCCAGCACATTTTGGCGCTATGTCAACAGCCTGGGTATCAACCAAGCCAATTCACTGCTGGCTGTGATGGCCCATTTACGTGAGCGGGTCTGGCGGCTTTGCGATCTATCGTACTACCGCATCTGCCTGGATATCGATACGACCGTGGAAACGGTTTTCGGCAACCAGCAGGGGGCGAAAAAAGGCCACAATCCAAGAAATCGGGGCAAAAAGGGATACCGCCCGGTGTTATGCTTCATCGAACAAAGCCGTGAGTACCTGCTGGGCAAACTTCGCAAGGGCGAAACCATCAGCGGCGAGCAAACCGCCTCGTTTATCGCCAAAATCAAACAATACCTTCCCGGCTGTGTGAGGCAGGTGTTGATCCGCGCGGATGCCGAGTTTCAAAGCTGGGAAAGCATCCATGAATGCATCAAGGCCGGTTACAATTTCATCATCGCCAACAAAGGGTGCGAACCGCCATTTGATCCACGGCGCTGGTACCGCCCGCACAAGCGCAACGCCTATGAGTTCAACAGCTGTGTTTACCAGCCAATGGGATGGCAGATGCCGGTTCGATTCGTGGCCATGCGAATCCCCAAAGATAAAAATGTTGCCAAAGATCGATGCGTGCAATACGAACTGTTTGAGGCTGATCGTTATGAGTACCGCATCTTTTGCACGGATTTACGCCGTGCGGCTCACAAGGTCATCGCCGAGTATGACAAGCGGGCCGACGTCGAAAATCTTGTGGGAGAAGCCAAGCGCGAAGGTCTGGATGCCATCCCCTCGTCTCGCTTTAAAAACAACTATGCCTATTTCCAAATCGTCATGCTGGCCTACAATATCTGGCGCTATTTGAAGATATTGGCCGAGCAGAGCGCATACCCCAGACAAGCGGCCGGAGGCCATGGATTTGAAGGCATCCAAACCAACACGGTGCGCATTGCGCGGTTGCGCCTGTTAATGATCGCGGCCAAGGTGGTTACGGCTTCAAATAGAGATAAGGTTCGTTATTCTATCCATGACAGCCGAACGCCGGCATTGATGTCTTTCCTGAAATACATTGACGAAAAAAGGTTCAAGCCCAGGCCATGGGCTGGCGGTATACTCCAGGCACCTGGCGGGTAG
- a CDS encoding pilus assembly FimT family protein gives MRIKINNNDDGFTLLEVILVLIFISIFATIAVSRQANPDVSLTAAAEVLKAHIRYAQMRAMNSTIPWGVHAEAGTSYWLFNGTDTGNRQYFPGESEDEVDLTADYLNIAPESFTLRFDQWGTPSGITFVGGEAAINLWSGAETANITIIENTGFVR, from the coding sequence ATGCGGATAAAAATCAACAACAACGACGACGGCTTCACACTGTTGGAGGTCATCCTGGTGCTGATCTTTATCAGCATCTTCGCCACCATTGCCGTCTCCCGCCAGGCCAACCCGGACGTGTCCCTGACGGCAGCCGCGGAAGTGCTCAAGGCCCACATTCGTTACGCCCAGATGCGTGCCATGAACAGCACCATACCCTGGGGAGTCCATGCAGAGGCGGGAACCTCCTACTGGCTGTTTAACGGCACCGACACCGGAAACCGCCAATATTTCCCCGGCGAAAGCGAGGACGAGGTAGACCTCACAGCCGACTACCTCAACATCGCCCCCGAAAGTTTTACCCTTCGATTCGATCAGTGGGGCACACCCTCCGGGATAACCTTTGTTGGGGGAGAGGCGGCGATCAATTTGTGGAGCGGTGCCGAAACCGCCAACATAACGATCATCGAAAACACAGGATTCGTGAGATGA
- a CDS encoding type II secretion system F family protein: MPTFSYQAINESGATISGTLEAESLDAAASLLVGNGLIPSKVRPRTAAEPMLWMGHLLKWIHPVKMPELILFTKQFRTMVRAGIPMLSLLKTLESQTENRVLKKVILNMSHDISQGSSMHETFRKHPAIFSSLYCSMVRAGEASGALPEVLERLIYILEHEYKIRSEIRSALQYPALVFAFLIVAFFVLLTYVIPKFSTIFMKSGLELPLLTRICIMIYDAMVNYWYLVLIGIVAIVGTLTVYLRTSEGRLARDKLLLHMPLLGPLFLKAAMARFASIFSILQSSGVGVMDSMRILADTVNNEAIAQEFIELQDRLEEGRGIAAPLRQSQYFTPIVINMTAIGEETGNLEEMLDDIAAHYDWELSYAVKRFNDSLGPILIVGMAAVIGFFALAIYMPMWDLSRVVQ; this comes from the coding sequence ATGCCGACCTTTTCCTATCAAGCGATCAATGAGAGTGGGGCGACGATTTCGGGCACCCTGGAGGCCGAATCCCTCGATGCGGCCGCCAGCCTTCTGGTGGGCAACGGCCTGATTCCCAGCAAGGTCAGACCGCGAACAGCGGCCGAACCCATGCTTTGGATGGGGCACCTGCTCAAGTGGATTCATCCGGTCAAAATGCCGGAATTGATCCTGTTCACCAAGCAGTTCCGCACCATGGTGCGCGCGGGTATTCCCATGCTATCCCTGCTCAAGACCCTGGAGTCCCAGACTGAAAACAGGGTGCTGAAAAAAGTGATCCTCAACATGAGTCACGACATCTCCCAGGGATCCAGCATGCACGAGACATTCCGCAAGCACCCGGCCATCTTCTCGTCGCTCTACTGCAGCATGGTGCGCGCCGGGGAGGCCAGCGGCGCCCTGCCCGAAGTGCTCGAACGGCTGATCTACATTCTGGAGCACGAATACAAGATCCGCTCCGAAATCCGTTCCGCACTGCAATATCCGGCCCTGGTATTCGCCTTTTTGATCGTGGCCTTCTTCGTGCTGCTGACCTACGTCATCCCTAAATTTTCCACCATATTCATGAAATCCGGCCTGGAATTGCCCCTGTTGACGCGAATCTGCATCATGATCTACGATGCCATGGTCAATTACTGGTACCTGGTTTTGATCGGCATCGTGGCCATTGTCGGCACCTTGACCGTGTACCTCAGAACCAGCGAGGGACGCCTCGCCCGGGACAAATTATTGCTTCACATGCCCCTCCTGGGCCCCCTCTTTCTCAAGGCCGCCATGGCCCGGTTCGCCAGCATCTTTTCCATTCTGCAATCCAGCGGCGTCGGGGTGATGGATTCCATGCGGATTCTGGCCGATACCGTGAACAACGAGGCCATCGCGCAGGAATTCATAGAGTTGCAGGACCGACTGGAGGAGGGCCGCGGCATCGCCGCGCCACTGCGCCAATCCCAGTATTTCACCCCCATCGTCATCAACATGACCGCCATCGGCGAGGAGACCGGCAACCTGGAGGAGATGCTCGACGACATCGCCGCCCACTACGATTGGGAATTGTCTTACGCCGTGAAACGCTTCAACGATTCCCTTGGGCCGATTCTCATCGTCGGCATGGCCGCCGTTATCGGCTTTTTCGCCCTGGCCATCTATATGCCCATGTGGGATTTGTCGCGCGTTGTGCAATAG